In the genome of Porphyrobacter sp. ULC335, one region contains:
- a CDS encoding TonB-dependent receptor domain-containing protein, which produces MRISKFTLQSSSLPALAAALLVAGLAPATASAQDSVAEDDPAAEDKAEQIVVTGSRIALDAATESTSPVTVIDAESIALSGQVDIATQLRNIPALQGSLPGADSVNQAAAGDSSDLGLSLLNLRQLGSVRTLVLEDGRRHVPGTGGSAAVDVGAIPQGRIKSVEVLTGGASSVYGADAVSGVVNFTLRSGRDFEGLEFNVQGGISDEGDAENYSISLAGGGEFMDGRGSAVFSVDYSKQEALIASDRSFAGTGIFGLGFANDAIFDLLGLEDGDFGLPPGERPSQAFFPNVTLPVSSTLGIIAIGRFDPTSPTSAFDAINALNPNGSVPTIPGTNIPIAQVFDGNTLRAFNAGTFVDPFNASGGDGIGGNSNELILPELEQLVFSAGADFEITPGIEAFFEGKYALTKGRDATGTPFNDDIPIRLDNPFIPTALRAQANQLAGLGLNNDIRVSRDILDIDVLPQENTERSTLRFVAGLRGEFEKLGWKWELSYNYGRTEVESVFSNTRLDDRYFYAIDAIALTSGNLAAFNANNRTVTAIRNGQNVQINPNTSQIGDIICRSELDGTAPGVSPFPRPPRNPDGTGRAISFTPRTGVCAPINIFGPNSINGAGADFAFVDITNSTILTQQQLLGSIAGDTAEFFELPGGPIGFAAGFEWRKDTSLFTPSPLQNSPGITSGVISSGSPVRPSPDLRFQDPSIEVTEGFAEVRLPLLADMNFIDLLEINGAIRYSDYNTIGKTLAWTAGGRYKPHETLTFRGTYSVAVRAPNLAELFGPVTAATIGLLADPCAAANINNGSTFRAANCLEFVPVGFNPANFASAFRPGTTGGNPNLQEEEATTFTAGFVWEPQGVLDGLNVIADYYDIDITGAVGSLTGVQIAAACVDLPTTDNQFCRQITRNATTGVIDNFTAGNVNLGSLAVRGIDFAATYEFDVPFGTDLGTINLAVSGTRFLENTQIFSATPGTANPDPLIAEQDRISQAIDNDNLGEFGNPEWIANLGVTWNKDAFTLGWSGRFESSQLSPGVDNIEVVDVVIEGGKVVVKPDNGFVPLVQRDTGSSMVSDFFGSYDFSDKFSLYGGINNAFDRDPYLGSLVRPIGVRGRFFYVGIRGSF; this is translated from the coding sequence ATGCGCATTTCGAAGTTCACCCTCCAGTCGTCATCGCTTCCCGCCCTCGCGGCGGCCCTGCTGGTCGCAGGCCTTGCCCCGGCAACGGCCAGCGCGCAGGACAGTGTCGCGGAAGACGACCCCGCCGCCGAGGACAAGGCCGAACAGATCGTCGTTACAGGCTCGCGCATCGCGCTCGACGCCGCGACCGAATCCACCAGCCCGGTCACGGTCATCGATGCCGAGTCGATCGCGCTGAGCGGCCAGGTGGATATTGCCACGCAGCTGCGCAACATTCCCGCACTCCAGGGCTCGCTGCCGGGGGCTGACTCGGTCAACCAAGCCGCCGCCGGAGACAGTTCCGACCTTGGCCTCAGCCTGCTCAACCTGCGCCAGCTCGGGTCGGTCCGGACGCTGGTTCTCGAAGACGGTCGCCGCCACGTGCCGGGCACCGGTGGTTCGGCAGCGGTCGATGTCGGCGCGATCCCGCAGGGACGCATCAAGAGCGTGGAAGTGCTGACCGGCGGCGCTTCGTCGGTGTACGGCGCGGACGCTGTGTCCGGCGTCGTCAACTTCACGCTGCGCTCGGGCCGCGATTTCGAAGGGCTTGAATTCAACGTGCAGGGCGGCATTTCCGATGAAGGCGATGCCGAAAACTACAGCATCAGCCTTGCAGGCGGCGGCGAGTTCATGGACGGGCGCGGCAGCGCGGTCTTCTCGGTCGACTACAGCAAGCAGGAAGCGCTGATCGCGTCCGACCGCAGCTTTGCAGGCACAGGGATCTTCGGCCTCGGCTTTGCCAATGATGCGATCTTCGATCTGCTCGGACTGGAGGACGGCGATTTCGGCCTCCCTCCGGGCGAGCGACCCAGCCAGGCTTTCTTCCCCAATGTCACACTGCCGGTTTCGAGCACGCTCGGGATCATCGCCATCGGACGCTTCGATCCCACGTCGCCGACCAGCGCCTTCGATGCGATCAACGCGCTCAACCCGAACGGGTCGGTTCCGACCATTCCCGGCACGAACATTCCGATTGCACAGGTTTTCGATGGCAACACGCTGCGCGCCTTCAATGCGGGCACCTTCGTCGATCCGTTCAACGCTTCGGGCGGTGACGGGATCGGGGGCAACAGCAACGAGCTGATCCTGCCCGAGCTTGAGCAGCTGGTCTTCTCGGCGGGCGCCGATTTCGAGATCACGCCGGGTATCGAGGCCTTCTTCGAAGGCAAGTACGCCCTGACCAAGGGCCGCGATGCGACCGGTACGCCGTTCAACGACGATATTCCGATCCGGCTCGACAACCCGTTCATTCCGACGGCTCTTCGCGCCCAGGCCAACCAGCTTGCGGGTCTGGGGCTGAACAATGATATCCGCGTCTCGCGCGACATTCTCGATATCGACGTTCTGCCGCAGGAAAACACCGAGCGTTCTACCCTTCGCTTCGTGGCTGGTCTGCGCGGCGAGTTCGAGAAGCTCGGGTGGAAGTGGGAACTGTCCTACAATTATGGCCGCACCGAAGTGGAATCGGTGTTCAGCAACACCCGTCTGGATGACCGCTACTTCTACGCGATCGACGCGATTGCGCTGACCAGCGGCAACCTTGCTGCGTTCAATGCGAACAACCGGACCGTCACCGCGATCCGCAACGGCCAGAACGTCCAGATCAACCCGAACACCTCGCAAATCGGCGACATCATCTGCCGTTCCGAGCTTGACGGCACCGCGCCGGGCGTTTCGCCCTTCCCGCGTCCGCCGCGCAACCCGGACGGTACTGGCCGGGCGATCAGCTTCACCCCGCGCACCGGGGTTTGTGCGCCGATCAACATCTTCGGGCCCAACTCGATCAACGGCGCAGGCGCGGACTTCGCCTTTGTCGACATCACCAACTCGACGATCCTGACCCAGCAGCAGCTGCTCGGCTCGATTGCCGGCGATACGGCGGAATTCTTCGAACTGCCCGGCGGTCCGATCGGCTTTGCGGCGGGCTTCGAGTGGCGCAAGGACACCTCGCTGTTCACGCCTTCACCGCTGCAGAATTCGCCCGGCATCACCAGCGGGGTGATCTCGAGCGGCTCGCCGGTCCGGCCCTCGCCCGATTTGCGGTTCCAGGATCCCTCGATCGAGGTCACGGAAGGCTTCGCCGAAGTCCGTCTGCCGCTGCTTGCGGACATGAACTTCATCGACTTGCTCGAAATCAACGGCGCGATCCGTTATTCGGATTACAACACCATCGGCAAGACGCTCGCCTGGACGGCGGGTGGCCGTTACAAGCCGCACGAAACGTTGACCTTCCGCGGCACCTATTCCGTCGCGGTGCGTGCGCCCAACCTTGCCGAACTGTTCGGCCCGGTGACGGCGGCGACTATCGGCCTGCTGGCTGACCCCTGCGCGGCGGCGAACATCAACAACGGCAGCACGTTCCGCGCAGCGAACTGTCTCGAGTTTGTGCCGGTCGGCTTCAACCCTGCCAACTTTGCTTCGGCATTCCGTCCGGGCACGACCGGCGGCAACCCGAACTTGCAGGAAGAAGAAGCAACCACCTTCACCGCCGGTTTCGTCTGGGAGCCGCAGGGCGTTCTGGACGGTCTCAACGTGATCGCCGACTACTACGACATCGATATCACCGGCGCGGTGGGCTCGCTGACCGGCGTGCAGATTGCGGCAGCCTGCGTCGACTTGCCGACCACCGACAACCAGTTCTGCCGGCAGATCACCCGCAACGCGACGACCGGGGTGATCGACAACTTCACCGCCGGTAACGTCAACCTGGGCTCGCTCGCAGTGCGCGGGATCGACTTCGCAGCGACCTACGAGTTCGATGTGCCGTTCGGAACCGATCTCGGCACGATCAACCTTGCGGTCTCCGGCACCCGCTTCCTCGAAAACACCCAGATCTTCAGTGCAACTCCGGGAACGGCCAATCCCGACCCGCTGATCGCTGAACAGGACCGGATCTCGCAGGCGATCGACAACGACAATCTCGGCGAGTTCGGCAATCCGGAATGGATCGCCAATCTCGGCGTGACCTGGAACAAGGACGCCTTCACGCTCGGCTGGAGCGGGCGGTTCGAAAGCAGCCAGCTTTCGCCCGGTGTCGACAACATCGAGGTCGTCGACGTGGTGATCGAAGGCGGCAAGGTCGTCGTCAAGCCCGACAACGGCTTCGTGCCGCTGGTGCAGCGCGACACCGGCAGCTCGATGGTGAGCGACTTCTTCGGCAGCTACGACTTCTCGGACAAGTTCAGCCTCTATGGCGGTATCAACAACGCCTTCGACCGCGATCCCTACCTCGGCAGCCTGGTGCGTCCGATCGGTGTGCGCGGCCGGTTCTTCTACGTCGGCATCCGCGGCTCGTTCTGA
- a CDS encoding acyl-CoA dehydrogenase family protein, with protein MSEWMAEARASIAAAREYSEMVRAAVELSVAPGGAVDPALLTREQHRVHGFAWIAASIAALEATLDWAVRAQAAGRFGAAEELTLRIGFGEYLAQIAYGLPMSAHEVVRPSAFGTGAEAGTFAAHPAVARLLADGNTPETRAAFAALLADGVRPDEGLGDDALDQVRDQMRAFTASAITPHAHQWHLADALIPDAVIAEMAALGVFGVCIPEEHGGLGLGKLAMAVVSEELSRGWICAGSLGTRSEIAGELISENGTPEQKAKYLPRIADGSCLPTAVFTEPDTGSDLAAVRTRGERQSDGSWRVTGAKTWITHAARADLMTMLVRTETGVPGYAGLSMLLAEKTRGSEAAPFPDDGIDGSEIEVLGYRGMKEYALGLDGFAVAGEGLLGGREGQGFKQLMRTFEGARIQTAARAVGVAWNAFDLALDYALGRKQFGQALTQFPRVADKLALMAAETVMARELTYAAARAKDSATRCDIEAGMAKLLAARAAWSAADNAVQIHGGNGYALEYPISRVLCDARILNIFEGAAEIQAQVIGRGLLTGQARAAAA; from the coding sequence ATGAGCGAATGGATGGCTGAGGCGCGCGCCAGTATCGCGGCGGCGCGCGAATATTCGGAAATGGTGCGCGCTGCGGTGGAGCTGAGCGTCGCGCCCGGTGGGGCGGTCGATCCTGCCCTGCTGACCCGCGAGCAGCACCGCGTGCACGGCTTCGCATGGATCGCCGCCAGCATCGCTGCGCTGGAGGCGACGCTCGATTGGGCGGTGCGCGCGCAAGCGGCGGGGCGCTTCGGCGCGGCCGAGGAGCTCACCCTGCGCATCGGCTTTGGCGAATACCTCGCGCAGATCGCCTATGGCCTGCCGATGAGCGCCCACGAGGTCGTGCGCCCCTCAGCCTTCGGCACCGGGGCAGAGGCCGGCACCTTTGCTGCCCATCCGGCAGTCGCCCGGCTGCTGGCCGATGGCAACACGCCCGAAACCCGCGCCGCCTTTGCCGCGCTGCTCGCCGATGGCGTGCGTCCGGACGAGGGGCTGGGCGATGATGCGCTCGATCAGGTGCGGGACCAGATGCGCGCTTTCACAGCGTCTGCGATCACGCCCCATGCCCACCAATGGCACCTTGCCGATGCGCTGATCCCTGATGCGGTGATTGCCGAGATGGCGGCGCTCGGCGTCTTCGGCGTGTGCATTCCCGAAGAGCACGGCGGGCTCGGCCTCGGCAAGCTGGCGATGGCGGTGGTCTCGGAAGAGCTCTCGCGCGGGTGGATTTGCGCCGGAAGCCTTGGCACCCGCTCGGAAATTGCGGGCGAGTTGATCAGCGAGAACGGCACGCCGGAGCAGAAGGCGAAGTACCTGCCCCGCATCGCCGATGGTTCCTGCCTGCCGACGGCCGTGTTCACCGAACCCGATACGGGCAGCGATCTCGCCGCGGTTCGCACGCGGGGGGAGCGCCAGAGCGATGGCAGCTGGCGGGTGACGGGGGCGAAGACGTGGATCACCCACGCCGCGCGCGCTGATCTGATGACCATGCTGGTGCGTACGGAGACGGGCGTTCCGGGCTATGCGGGTCTCTCGATGCTGCTCGCCGAAAAGACGCGCGGCAGCGAGGCTGCGCCGTTCCCCGATGACGGCATCGACGGCAGCGAGATCGAAGTGCTCGGCTACCGCGGGATGAAGGAATATGCGCTCGGGCTGGATGGTTTTGCGGTTGCGGGTGAAGGGCTGCTGGGCGGGCGCGAGGGGCAGGGCTTCAAGCAGCTGATGCGCACTTTCGAAGGCGCCCGCATCCAGACCGCCGCGCGCGCGGTGGGGGTGGCGTGGAACGCCTTCGACCTCGCGCTGGATTACGCGCTGGGGCGCAAGCAGTTCGGGCAGGCGCTGACGCAGTTCCCGCGCGTGGCGGACAAGCTGGCGCTGATGGCGGCCGAAACCGTCATGGCGCGCGAGCTGACCTATGCCGCCGCCCGCGCCAAGGATTCCGCCACGCGCTGCGATATTGAGGCGGGGATGGCGAAACTGCTCGCCGCCCGCGCGGCATGGAGCGCGGCGGACAATGCGGTGCAGATCCACGGCGGCAATGGCTATGCGCTCGAATATCCGATCAGCCGGGTGCTGTGCGATGCGCGCATCCTCAACATCTTCGAAGGCGCGGCGGAGATTCAGGCGCAGGTGATCGGGCGCGGGTTGCTGACCGGGCAGGCGCGCGCTGCGGCGGCTTAA
- a CDS encoding response regulator produces the protein MPRILIADDDELIAELTSEVLIDAGHACGWVTTAADAWTCVQRKRPDLLLLDHAMPGESGMTLLRRLRLSAEFYDLPVMMFTAMSGEQDHLQAVYAGANDFLSKPFDPFDLLRRVNRLLRLRGDRPRHVDLKSAMLHEPMREQQVTYRRLL, from the coding sequence ATGCCGCGAATCCTGATTGCAGACGACGACGAACTGATCGCAGAACTCACCAGCGAAGTGCTGATCGATGCAGGCCATGCTTGCGGCTGGGTCACCACTGCCGCCGACGCCTGGACCTGCGTGCAGCGCAAGCGGCCTGATCTGCTGCTGCTCGATCATGCGATGCCGGGCGAATCCGGCATGACCCTGCTGCGCCGCCTGCGCCTCTCCGCCGAATTCTATGATCTGCCGGTGATGATGTTCACCGCGATGAGCGGGGAGCAGGATCATCTTCAGGCCGTCTATGCCGGGGCGAATGACTTCCTGTCCAAGCCCTTTGATCCGTTCGATCTTCTCCGGCGGGTCAACCGGCTGCTACGCCTGCGCGGCGATCGTCCCCGCCATGTCGATCTGAAGAGCGCAATGCTCCACGAACCGATGCGCGAACAGCAGGTCACATATCGCCGCCTGCTTTAA